Proteins encoded in a region of the Zea mays cultivar B73 chromosome 2, Zm-B73-REFERENCE-NAM-5.0, whole genome shotgun sequence genome:
- the LOC100381707 gene encoding uncharacterized protein LOC100381707 yields MEQHVLRQDSLIAIARLSRNVAASSSSRVAARASSPWDFTHRCYLEPGVPCAARVAHRRSLTTTTLLRQCLLLDVVPNQGSATSRHSGGVRSSHSQQHCVRVKHKLLQEASSSGCKPLPHDEGTRDEDKSKDDKSKRRSYRQMDSFSS; encoded by the exons ATGGAGCAGCACGTCCTACGCCAAGACTCTCTCATAGCCATAGCTCGCCTGTCACGGAACGTCGCTGCGTCGTCTTCCTCACGTGTTGCTGCTCGTGCCAGCTCGCCCTGGGATTTCACTCACCGATGTTATCTCGAGCCTGGAGTTCCGTGTGCCGCACGCGTTGCTCACCGAAGATCCTTGACGACAACCACATTGCTACGTCAATGTCTGTTACTTGATGTTGTGCCGAACCAAG GCTCAGCAACATCACGACactcgggaggagtccgaagctcacacagtcaacaacactgtgtcCGAGTCAAG cataagctattacaggaagcttcgtctTCAGGATGCAAGCCTCTTCCTCATGACGAAGGTACACGAGATGAAGACAAATCTAAAGATGATAAGAGTAAACGCCGAAGCTATCGCCAGATGGACAGCTTCAGCTCATAA